In a single window of the Dreissena polymorpha isolate Duluth1 chromosome 3, UMN_Dpol_1.0, whole genome shotgun sequence genome:
- the LOC127872901 gene encoding uncharacterized protein LOC127872901 encodes MQTLRDRVLGKVHIDTVAAGRVPILSCEEESRLVDHLKSVATLGYGYTRQEVVDIASDFAVQLNRRTVSNPFSMTWFYSFLNRWPELRVIKPRGLEQCRAQSASATVVHNYFAELDKIMDKYDLKDKPHLIFNIDEKGITQCQTPPSVVVGNNLHPPAVTAGKSCTTTIIGCGSASGVAVPPYFVFAGKRLTPDLMKGAAPGADSSMSDSGWSHAEIFRKYLTNHLMKFLPARNDNQHLLLLLDGHKSHVSVGLVEWAKSHNIILFILPAHTSHILQPMDVGIYGPFQRMYNAECHKFTRQSACTVTRYDVCELASKVYIKALSAENLHSAFKKSGIFPFNASIINRDILKPAEGFDALDQEKQEDTDSQKTVEGGIRTDLPLHTDDAHIEPVVDLVGGTSASTSHTPGTIKRFFDSRVTKLFNVKREGVLSKKTRRTMSAVVSGQAITEPHTEAQMLKHQEDVGYSKKSTKLTKDQKKGKGKAPKKSTSALKASDNTSNAATSTRIYNSSSSESDVDDPSELCCVCSRRKPPAGQNIYVLYIYKWAQCVGMRRGMPCKHWVHIPHCSNTKVVWRHSDFDCPCCASPALQGWRNLKKLYLSTDNHLGNLTCPLLNCTCLLMFI; translated from the coding sequence ATGCAGACCTTGAGGGATCGTGTCCTGGGAAAAGTCCACATTGACACTGTAGCTGCAGGACGTGTTCCTATTTTGTCCTGTGAGGAAGAATCCAGGCTGGTTGATCATCTCAAGTCCGTTGCCACTCTGGGCTATGGATACACACGTCAGGAAGTCGTTGACATTGCATCTGATTTTGCAGTACAGCTAAACAGACGAACTGTATCAAATCCATTTTCCATGACATGGTTTTACTCTTTTCTTAATAGGTGGCCAGAGCTACGTGTCATTAAACCAAGAGGACTTGAGCAGTGTAGGGCTCAATCTGCTTCTGCCACTGTTGTTCACAACTACTTTGCTGAACTAGATAAGATTATGGATAAGTATGACTTAAAAGATAAGCCACATCTAATCTTCAATATTGATGAAAAGGGCATAACCCAGTGTCAAACTCCACCTTCAGTAGTTGTAGGAAACAATCTCCATCCTCCTGCTGTTACAGCTGGGAAATCCTGCACAACTACCATTATAGGTTGTGGAAGTGCTAGTGGCGTGGCTGTCCCCCCATATTTTGTGTTTGCAGGAAAGCGGCTTACTCCAGACCTGATGAAAGGGGCTGCACCTGGTGCAGATTCATCCATGAGTGACAGCGGCTGGTCCCATGCAGAGATTTTTCGAAAATATCTCACAAACCACCTCATGAAATTTCTTCCTGCAAGGAACGACAACCAACATCTCCTGTTATTGCTCGATGGCCATAAATCACATGTGTCTGTTGGCTTGGTGGAATGGGCTAAGTCCCATAATATCATACTTTTCATCCTACCAGCCCACACAAGCCATATATTGCAACCTATGGATGTTGGTATCTACGGACCCTTTCAGCGAATGTACAATGCGGAATGCCATAAGTTTACGCGTCAATCTGCATGTACTGTAACtcgttatgatgtttgtgagctTGCTTCAAAGGTATATATCAAGGCCCTTTCAGCTGAAAATTTGCATTCAGCCTTCAAAAAGTCAGGTATTTTCCCTTTCAATGCTTCTATTATAAATAGAGACATTTTGAAGCCAGCAGAAGGGTTTGATGCTCTTGACCAAGAAAAACAAGAAGACACTGATTCTCAGAAGACTGTGGAAGGGGGTATTAGAACAGACTTACCGTTACATACGGATGATGCACATATTGAACCTGTGGTGGACCTAGTTGGTGGCACATCAGCTTCTACTTCTCACACACCAGGAACTATTAAAAGATTCTTTGACAGTCGTGTTACCAAATTATTCAACGTAAAACGAGAGGGAGTACTTTCCAAAAAAACACGCCGCACAATGAGTGCTGTTGTATCAGGACAGGCCATTACTGAACCCCATACTGAGGCACAGATGCTTAAACATCAGGAAGACGTAGGGTacagtaaaaaatcaacaaaGTTAACCAAAGATCAAAAAAAGGGTAAAGGAAAGGCCCCCAAAAAATCAACAAGTGCGCTAAAGGCATCTGATAATACCTCTAATGCTGCGACCTCCACAAGGATATACAACTCTTCATCCAGCGAGTCTGATGTGGATGACCCTAGTGAGTTATGTTGCGTCTGTAGCCGAAGGAAACCACCAGCAGGGCAGAACATTTATGTTCTTTATATATACAAGTGGGCACAGTGTGTTGGGATGAGGAGGGGTATGCCCTGTAAGCATTGGGTGCATATTCCTCATTGCAGCAATACAAAGGTTGTATGGCGCCACAGTGATTTCGATTGCCCCTGCTGTGCCTCACCAGCTctccaggggtggcgaaatctcaaaaaactatacttgtccacggacaaccatttaggaaatttaacttgcccgtTGCTAAACTGCACTTgtctgttaatgtttatataa